A genomic stretch from Deltaproteobacteria bacterium includes:
- the rmuC gene encoding DNA recombination protein RmuC, with the protein MAAEVLLTILASIAALVAVALAYRLAQASRHSLEVAERAVREELRIGRDEAAKASSELRGEVTSQLKGLSDSNEQRLDRLRSTLDTQLAQLQAGNEKKLEEMRKTVDEKLQSTLEKRLGESFKLVSDRLEAVQRGLGEMQNLATGVGDLKRVLTNVKTRGVFGEVQLGAILEQILTPDQYARNVQPKPGSREIVEFALRLPGPDSDPNACVWLPIDAKFPQEDYARLVEAAETGESDAERSASAALARAVRGFAASIRDKYVDPPHTTDFAILFLPTEGLYAEILRQPNLVQSLQQECRVMVAGPTTLAAILTSLRMGFRTLAIEKRASEVWQVLAAVKTEFGKFGEALGRVRKNLDTAARSIDDTAVRTRAMTRRLREVESLPAGESEQVLSLSAESLQAEDEV; encoded by the coding sequence ATGGCGGCCGAGGTCCTTCTCACGATCCTCGCTTCGATCGCGGCGCTCGTCGCCGTCGCGCTCGCGTATCGGCTCGCGCAGGCGTCGCGCCACTCCCTCGAAGTCGCGGAGCGCGCCGTGCGCGAGGAGCTCCGGATCGGCCGCGACGAGGCCGCGAAGGCCTCGAGCGAGCTGCGCGGCGAGGTGACGTCGCAGCTGAAGGGTCTCTCGGACTCCAACGAGCAGCGTCTCGACCGACTCCGATCGACGCTCGACACGCAGCTCGCGCAGCTTCAAGCGGGCAACGAGAAGAAGCTCGAGGAGATGCGCAAGACCGTCGACGAGAAGCTGCAGAGCACGCTCGAGAAGCGGCTCGGCGAGTCGTTCAAGCTCGTGAGCGACCGGCTCGAAGCCGTGCAGCGCGGGCTCGGCGAGATGCAGAACCTGGCGACCGGGGTCGGCGACCTGAAGCGCGTGCTCACGAACGTGAAGACGCGCGGCGTGTTCGGCGAGGTCCAGCTCGGCGCGATCCTCGAGCAGATCCTCACCCCCGACCAGTACGCGCGAAACGTCCAGCCCAAGCCGGGATCGCGAGAGATCGTCGAGTTCGCGCTGCGTCTGCCCGGACCCGACTCCGACCCGAACGCGTGTGTCTGGCTGCCGATCGACGCGAAGTTCCCGCAGGAGGACTACGCGCGTCTGGTCGAGGCCGCCGAGACCGGTGAGAGCGACGCCGAGCGCAGCGCGTCGGCCGCGCTCGCGCGCGCCGTGCGCGGCTTCGCCGCGAGCATCCGCGACAAGTACGTCGATCCCCCGCACACGACCGACTTCGCGATCCTGTTCCTGCCGACCGAGGGTCTGTACGCGGAGATCCTGCGCCAGCCGAACCTGGTGCAGTCGCTGCAGCAGGAGTGCCGCGTGATGGTGGCCGGACCGACCACGCTCGCGGCGATCCTCACCAGCCTGCGCATGGGGTTCCGCACGCTCGCGATCGAGAAGCGAGCGAGCGAGGTCTGGCAGGTCCTGGCGGCCGTGAAGACCGAGTTCGGCAAGTTCGGCGAGGCGCTCGGCCGCGTGCGCAAGAACCTGGATACCGCAGCAAGGTCGATCGACGACACCGCCGTGCGCACCCGCGCGATGACGCGCCGCCTGCGCGAGGTCGAATCCCTTCCCGCGGGGGAGTCCGAGCAGGTTCTCTCGCTCTCCGCAGAGTCGCTGCAAGCGGAGGACGAGGTCTGA
- a CDS encoding phosphotransferase family protein, translating into MSRPVAAGLAEYLGEELGRGIEISILGEASAGARRRNVLFDAIDGSTRLELVASITPSAAILLMPTETEASALRVAEEFGVPVPHVHWVCSDERFVGGPFFVSTRVAGETVPRRVLRLVERERIGARLAGQLGRAFARLHAIPLERAPAGLGPRDARTAVERALEAMREQLDSLWQPAPALALGLRWLERRAKSVAARLSIVHGDLRNGNIIVDATGLRAVLDWEGAHLGDPNEDLAWIALRTWRFGADALEVGGFAHRSALLDAYVEAGGRVDAESFHWWKVLGTLRWGLGLARQAIGHLDGSVPSIVMAASGRRVAELEFDLLALLGRLGIE; encoded by the coding sequence ATGAGTCGGCCCGTCGCGGCTGGCCTCGCGGAGTATCTCGGCGAGGAGCTCGGACGCGGAATCGAGATCTCGATTCTCGGCGAGGCATCCGCGGGCGCGCGCCGTCGCAACGTGCTCTTCGATGCGATCGACGGCTCGACTCGCCTCGAGCTCGTCGCCTCGATCACCCCGTCCGCCGCGATCCTGTTGATGCCGACCGAGACCGAGGCGAGCGCGCTGCGCGTTGCCGAGGAGTTTGGAGTCCCGGTTCCGCACGTGCACTGGGTCTGCAGCGACGAGCGATTCGTCGGCGGCCCGTTCTTCGTCTCCACGCGCGTCGCGGGCGAGACGGTTCCGCGCCGCGTGCTGCGCCTGGTCGAGCGCGAGCGGATCGGAGCCAGGCTCGCGGGTCAGCTCGGACGCGCCTTCGCCAGGCTTCACGCGATTCCACTCGAGCGCGCGCCGGCGGGCCTCGGTCCGCGCGACGCGCGAACCGCGGTCGAGCGGGCGCTCGAGGCGATGCGCGAGCAGCTCGACTCGCTCTGGCAGCCGGCCCCCGCGCTCGCGCTCGGCCTGCGCTGGCTCGAGCGCCGGGCGAAGAGCGTGGCCGCCCGGCTCTCGATCGTGCACGGCGATCTGCGCAACGGAAACATCATCGTGGACGCCACGGGACTGCGAGCGGTGCTCGATTGGGAGGGCGCGCACCTGGGCGACCCGAACGAGGATCTGGCCTGGATTGCCTTGCGCACCTGGCGCTTCGGCGCCGACGCGCTCGAGGTCGGCGGCTTCGCGCACCGCTCGGCGCTGCTCGACGCCTACGTCGAGGCGGGCGGCCGCGTCGATGCCGAGAGCTTCCACTGGTGGAAGGTGCTCGGCACGCTGCGCTGGGGCCTCGGCCTGGCGCGCCAGGCGATCGGACACCTGGACGGCTCGGTTCCCTCGATCGTCATGGCGGCCTCGGGAAGACGCGTGGCCGAACTCGAGTTCGATCTGCTCGCGCTGCTCGGCCGGCTCGGAATCGAGTAG
- a CDS encoding outer membrane lipoprotein-sorting protein yields MRRRRLLLLGLALCLPTSAAADDPVQEVRDCLKRNIPAKSSVQTVHFTSVDRIGGQREFRAKMLGMKLADGLRRAKLCITQPPDMRGSEMLSVETPDGAPDSFLFTPELRKVKRITGEGMGGSVFGTDFTYEDLQRWQQLNRPESHERLPDAELDGRQVYVMATRPKEGASSSYTKVVSYVDKQTCVVIKSESFENGDRLRKLFLAKTEDMLEDHGIHAPAEVVMKDVRDETQTTVVVEELEVDGGVDERSFQVSSLGRHCR; encoded by the coding sequence ATGCGCAGACGACGCCTGCTTCTTCTCGGATTGGCACTCTGCCTGCCGACCTCCGCCGCCGCAGACGACCCGGTTCAAGAGGTCCGCGACTGCCTGAAGCGGAACATCCCCGCGAAGTCGAGCGTCCAGACGGTGCACTTCACGTCGGTGGACCGCATCGGCGGCCAGCGCGAGTTCCGCGCCAAGATGCTCGGCATGAAGCTCGCCGACGGCCTGCGCCGGGCCAAGCTCTGCATCACGCAGCCGCCGGACATGCGCGGCTCGGAGATGCTCTCGGTCGAGACGCCCGACGGTGCGCCCGACAGCTTCCTGTTCACGCCCGAGCTCCGAAAGGTCAAGCGGATCACGGGCGAGGGCATGGGTGGCAGCGTCTTCGGCACGGACTTCACCTACGAGGACCTGCAGCGCTGGCAGCAGCTGAACCGACCCGAGAGCCACGAGCGCCTGCCCGATGCGGAGCTCGACGGCCGGCAGGTGTACGTGATGGCGACCCGTCCCAAGGAGGGCGCTTCGTCGTCGTACACGAAGGTCGTGAGCTACGTCGACAAGCAGACCTGCGTGGTGATCAAGTCCGAGTCGTTCGAGAACGGCGACCGGCTGCGCAAGCTGTTCCTGGCGAAGACCGAGGACATGCTCGAGGACCACGGGATCCACGCGCCTGCGGAGGTCGTGATGAAGGACGTTCGTGACGAGACGCAGACCACGGTCGTAGTCGAGGAGCTCGAGGTCGACGGAGGGGTCGACGAGCGCAGCTTCCAGGTGAGTTCGCTCGGCCGGCACTGCCGCTAG
- a CDS encoding cyclic nucleotide-binding domain-containing protein yields the protein MKRIFRIVAQWPWLTLLALLALTAVAVRPLVDLEELRLRPLDVDMSMDGLLPEDAEVRKFYDYARRAFGSNETMVVAVRTDDVFTHDSLERIARITAEIEKLDGPHHAIAITNAANVRGSEDGIDIRKFVTEIPTDPGQLAELRGQALSNPIYAGSLISPDARTAAIVVQFLNLSDREFIAKGLDAAVHRIAHEAAGDAQVWITGGPHIRIAQAKYLEANLLRMAPLILLALAIVLAISFRTLRGVILPLLSVSTAVLWTLGALAWLGRPLTLVTFFVPVMLLILGVAYSVHVVSEYYDTLRGDAKISSRDAVEHTLSLVWLAVVLAGLTTVAGFLSNAVSPLSALVEFGWTMVIGVLAPLICALTLTPALLSALGRPRRIAVSAEVSEHGRFSRLLGRLAAFDLRNRRAIFVVWGSVALASCVLATRLVVGSEGIRSLPADSEERLDFEAVNTHLDGANGFQIVVKAKDDTSFKHPANLRALEQLQAWLDEQPEIGGTRGLVDFVKLLNRAFHADAPEQLAVPENERLAGQLLFLGASDELEGYIDARYQLTNIQVRTTVIGSDQISDLVERIEARMAGLPPNLEGRVTGNQILMAGVVDDLIVGQLKSILTSLLLIYGLLCVLFLSWTRGIYALVPNVIPVAVYFGALGVTGIPLNLTTSIIAPMALGVAIDDTIHYFLRFSAEAKRLANEEMGTVAVLHSVGKPATFSTLSLVAGFLMLCASDLTAYQHVGGLGGFTLGFGLLVELTLTPALCSGLRIVTLWDTLGLDLGEDPQKAIPLFKGLSKAQCRIVAQMASLRDLPEGTPLGHIGDNEREMYVIVDGEVRVWKPGDDGPIELNRCARGEVVGEVGLFFGERSANMDIAAKARLLRFTPNTFQRLSRQRPRIAATLLRNLNEILAQRLSRSTDRLR from the coding sequence GTGAAGCGGATCTTCCGGATCGTCGCGCAGTGGCCGTGGCTCACGCTCCTCGCGCTGCTCGCGCTCACCGCCGTAGCCGTCCGTCCGCTCGTCGATCTCGAAGAGCTCCGCCTGCGCCCGCTCGACGTCGACATGTCGATGGACGGACTGCTTCCCGAGGACGCCGAGGTGCGGAAGTTCTACGACTACGCGCGCCGGGCGTTCGGCAGCAACGAGACGATGGTGGTCGCCGTCCGGACCGACGACGTCTTCACGCACGACTCGCTCGAGCGCATCGCGCGAATCACTGCCGAGATCGAAAAGCTCGACGGCCCCCACCACGCGATCGCGATCACCAATGCCGCCAACGTGCGCGGGAGCGAAGACGGGATCGACATCCGCAAGTTCGTGACGGAGATCCCGACCGATCCCGGGCAGCTCGCGGAGCTGCGCGGGCAGGCGCTGTCGAACCCGATCTACGCGGGGAGTCTGATCTCGCCCGACGCCCGGACCGCTGCGATCGTGGTGCAGTTCCTGAACCTGTCCGATCGCGAGTTCATCGCGAAGGGGCTCGACGCTGCCGTGCACCGGATCGCGCACGAGGCCGCGGGCGACGCGCAGGTGTGGATCACGGGCGGGCCCCACATCCGCATCGCGCAGGCGAAGTATCTCGAGGCGAATCTGCTGCGCATGGCGCCGCTGATCCTGCTCGCGCTCGCGATCGTGCTCGCGATCTCGTTCCGCACGCTTCGCGGCGTGATCCTGCCGCTGCTCAGCGTCTCGACCGCGGTGCTCTGGACGCTGGGGGCGTTGGCCTGGCTGGGGCGGCCGCTCACGCTGGTCACGTTCTTCGTCCCGGTCATGCTGCTGATCCTCGGCGTGGCGTACTCGGTACACGTCGTCTCCGAGTACTACGACACGCTTCGCGGCGATGCGAAGATCAGCTCGAGAGACGCCGTCGAGCACACGCTCTCGCTGGTCTGGCTGGCGGTGGTCCTGGCGGGGCTCACGACGGTCGCCGGCTTCCTCTCCAATGCGGTCTCGCCGCTGTCCGCGCTGGTCGAGTTCGGCTGGACGATGGTGATCGGGGTGCTCGCGCCGCTGATCTGCGCGCTGACGCTCACGCCGGCGCTGCTCTCGGCGCTGGGCCGGCCGCGCCGGATCGCCGTCTCGGCCGAGGTGAGCGAGCACGGAAGGTTCTCGCGCCTGCTCGGCCGGCTCGCGGCCTTCGACCTGCGCAACCGGCGCGCGATCTTCGTGGTCTGGGGCTCGGTCGCGCTCGCGTCCTGCGTGCTGGCGACGCGGCTGGTCGTCGGCAGCGAGGGCATCCGCTCGCTTCCCGCCGATTCCGAGGAGCGCCTCGACTTCGAGGCCGTGAACACGCATCTGGACGGCGCCAACGGCTTCCAGATCGTGGTCAAGGCGAAGGACGACACCAGCTTCAAGCACCCCGCGAACCTGCGCGCGCTGGAGCAGCTTCAGGCCTGGCTCGACGAGCAGCCCGAGATCGGCGGCACGCGCGGTCTGGTCGACTTCGTGAAGCTGTTGAACCGCGCCTTCCACGCCGACGCGCCCGAGCAGCTCGCCGTGCCCGAGAACGAGCGCCTCGCCGGCCAGCTGCTCTTCCTGGGCGCGAGCGACGAGCTCGAGGGCTACATCGACGCCCGCTACCAGCTGACGAACATCCAGGTGCGGACCACCGTGATCGGCAGCGATCAGATCTCCGACCTGGTCGAGCGGATCGAGGCCAGGATGGCCGGCCTGCCGCCGAACCTCGAGGGCCGCGTCACGGGAAACCAGATCCTGATGGCCGGCGTGGTGGACGACCTGATCGTCGGCCAGCTCAAGAGCATCCTGACTTCGCTGCTGTTGATCTACGGGCTGCTCTGCGTGCTGTTCCTGTCCTGGACGCGGGGCATCTACGCGCTGGTCCCGAACGTGATTCCTGTCGCGGTCTACTTCGGGGCGCTCGGCGTGACCGGAATTCCGCTGAATCTCACCACCAGCATCATCGCGCCGATGGCGCTCGGCGTCGCGATCGACGACACGATCCACTACTTCCTGCGCTTCAGCGCCGAGGCCAAGCGCCTGGCCAACGAGGAGATGGGCACGGTCGCCGTGCTGCACTCGGTCGGCAAGCCGGCGACCTTCTCCACGCTCTCGCTCGTGGCGGGGTTCCTGATGCTCTGCGCCAGCGACCTGACCGCGTACCAGCACGTCGGGGGTCTGGGCGGATTCACGCTCGGCTTCGGCCTGCTCGTCGAGCTCACGCTCACGCCCGCGCTCTGCAGCGGCCTGCGCATCGTGACGCTCTGGGACACCCTCGGGCTCGACCTGGGCGAGGACCCTCAGAAGGCGATTCCGCTCTTCAAAGGCCTGTCGAAGGCGCAGTGCCGGATCGTGGCGCAGATGGCGAGCCTGAGGGACCTGCCCGAGGGAACGCCGCTCGGGCACATCGGCGACAACGAACGCGAGATGTACGTGATCGTCGACGGGGAGGTCCGCGTCTGGAAGCCGGGCGACGACGGCCCGATCGAGCTCAACCGCTGCGCGCGCGGCGAGGTCGTGGGCGAGGTCGGTCTGTTCTTCGGCGAGCGCAGCGCGAACATGGACATCGCCGCGAAGGCGCGCCTGCTGCGCTTCACGCCGAATACGTTCCAGCGGCTCTCGCGCCAGCGGCCGCGAATCGCGGCCACGCTGCTGCGCAACCTGAACGAGATCCTCGCCCAGCGCCTCTCGAGGTCCACTGACCGCTTGCGCTAG
- a CDS encoding NAD(P)(+) transhydrogenase (Re/Si-specific) subunit beta translates to MIAEESIWHLTQGSYLVASALFIFSLRWLSRPETARRGVLAGVLGMTLAVLGTFLNPHVKHFEWIAIAVVVGTIIGVPLSRVALTAVPQRTALSHAFGGLAAGLVGTAKYVLWLESDELTTFRMFAIAVEVILGFVTLTGSLMAAGKLQEVIPTRPITYRNQNVINLFLLAIAVGSGIWLVVDPTQWQLFPLIIGLSLLFGVLLIIPIGGADMPTVISLLNSYAGLAAVAMGFVLENNVLIIAGALDGSSGFILSVIMCRAMNRSFTNVLFGAFGQVQAAAVAGEQKAVKSGSAQDAADLLEASNQVVVVPGYGMAVAQAQHRVRELRDQLSKRGISVKFAIHPVAGRMPGHMNVLLAEAEIPYDELAEMDDINPDFAQTDVVLVIGANDVVNPAARHDKTSPIYGMPILDVDKAKSVIAIKRSMSPGFAGIDNELYTADNTMMVFGDAKAVIGDVVKALSGGSGIH, encoded by the coding sequence ATGATCGCCGAGGAATCCATCTGGCACCTGACGCAGGGCAGCTACCTGGTCGCGTCGGCCCTGTTCATCTTCTCGCTGCGCTGGCTCTCGCGCCCGGAGACGGCGCGGCGCGGGGTGCTCGCGGGCGTGCTCGGCATGACGCTCGCGGTGCTCGGCACGTTCCTGAATCCTCACGTGAAGCACTTCGAGTGGATCGCGATCGCGGTGGTCGTGGGCACGATCATCGGCGTACCGCTCTCGCGCGTCGCGCTCACGGCAGTTCCGCAGCGGACCGCCCTCTCGCACGCCTTCGGCGGGCTCGCGGCCGGGCTGGTCGGCACGGCCAAGTACGTGCTCTGGCTCGAGTCGGACGAGCTCACCACGTTCCGCATGTTCGCGATCGCGGTCGAGGTGATCCTCGGCTTCGTGACGCTCACCGGCAGCCTGATGGCCGCGGGCAAGCTCCAGGAGGTGATCCCGACCCGCCCGATCACGTACCGAAACCAGAACGTGATCAACCTGTTCCTGCTCGCGATCGCCGTCGGGTCGGGCATCTGGCTGGTGGTCGATCCCACGCAGTGGCAGCTCTTCCCACTGATCATCGGGCTCTCGCTGCTCTTCGGCGTGCTGCTGATCATTCCGATCGGCGGCGCGGACATGCCCACCGTGATCTCGCTTCTGAACTCGTACGCGGGCCTCGCCGCGGTCGCGATGGGCTTCGTGCTCGAGAACAACGTGCTGATCATCGCGGGCGCGCTCGACGGATCGTCCGGATTCATCCTCTCGGTGATCATGTGCAGGGCCATGAACCGCTCGTTCACGAACGTGCTCTTCGGCGCCTTCGGCCAGGTCCAGGCGGCCGCCGTCGCGGGCGAGCAGAAGGCCGTGAAGAGCGGCAGCGCGCAGGACGCGGCCGATCTGCTCGAGGCGTCGAACCAGGTCGTGGTCGTGCCCGGCTACGGAATGGCGGTCGCCCAGGCGCAGCACCGGGTCCGCGAGCTCCGCGACCAGCTCAGCAAGCGCGGCATCTCGGTCAAGTTCGCGATCCACCCGGTCGCGGGCCGGATGCCCGGCCACATGAACGTCCTGCTCGCCGAGGCCGAGATCCCCTACGACGAGCTCGCCGAGATGGACGACATCAACCCCGACTTCGCGCAGACCGACGTGGTGCTCGTGATCGGCGCGAACGACGTCGTGAATCCCGCCGCCCGCCACGACAAGACCAGCCCGATCTACGGCATGCCGATCCTGGACGTGGACAAGGCGAAGTCGGTGATCGCGATCAAGCGCTCGATGAGCCCGGGCTTCGCCGGCATCGACAACGAGCTCTACACCGCCGACAACACCATGATGGTCTTCGGCGACGCGAAGGCCGTGATCGGCGACGTCGTGAAGGCGCTCTCCGGAGGTAGCGGAATTCACTAG
- a CDS encoding NAD(P) transhydrogenase subunit alpha, with amino-acid sequence MQQLDFWTMAFVFMLATFIGFDVIRSVSRLLHTPLMSLTNAISAIAVVGAVLIAGEQKTTFSTVLGTIAVAASVTNIVSGFMITDRMLRMFKKREPSK; translated from the coding sequence GTGCAGCAGCTCGACTTCTGGACGATGGCGTTCGTCTTCATGCTGGCGACGTTCATCGGATTCGACGTGATCCGAAGCGTCTCGCGGCTGCTCCACACGCCGCTGATGTCGCTCACCAACGCGATCTCGGCGATTGCGGTGGTCGGAGCGGTGCTGATCGCCGGTGAGCAGAAGACCACCTTCTCGACCGTGCTCGGCACGATCGCGGTCGCGGCCTCGGTGACCAACATCGTCTCGGGCTTCATGATCACCGACCGCATGCTGCGCATGTTCAAGAAGCGGGAGCCCTCGAAATGA
- a CDS encoding inorganic phosphate transporter, protein MEWLLVAVVVIALVFDFTNGFHDAANAVATSISTRAIPPNVALFGAAVLNVAGALVSTNVAATLAKGIVESSAVTGPVMFGGLVGAITWNLLTWWWALPSSSSHCLVGGVAGAVIATTGSDAVKWDGIIEKVLVPTVIAPVVGFTVGIALMVLLLWAFGRAHPGLISRRFRIAQLISASFMAFSHGSNDAQKTMGVITLALFAGGAIPTADVPLWVKLSSAVVIGLGTYSGGKRIIRTLGMRLVKLTPMHGFAAETSASAVLMATAHFGFPVSTTHVISTSIMGVGATQRLSAVKWGLTRDIFLAWILTLPAAGLIGGLCAIASKLVFGDG, encoded by the coding sequence ATGGAGTGGCTGCTCGTCGCGGTCGTCGTGATCGCGCTCGTCTTCGATTTCACCAACGGCTTCCACGACGCGGCGAACGCCGTCGCGACCTCGATCTCGACGCGCGCCATCCCGCCCAACGTCGCGCTCTTCGGCGCGGCGGTCCTGAACGTGGCCGGGGCGTTGGTCTCGACCAACGTCGCCGCCACGCTGGCCAAGGGCATCGTCGAGTCGAGCGCCGTGACCGGTCCGGTGATGTTCGGCGGGCTGGTCGGCGCGATCACCTGGAATCTCCTCACCTGGTGGTGGGCCCTGCCGTCGAGCTCGTCCCACTGCCTGGTGGGCGGCGTCGCCGGCGCGGTGATCGCGACCACCGGAAGCGACGCCGTGAAATGGGACGGGATCATCGAGAAGGTGCTGGTCCCGACCGTGATCGCGCCGGTCGTCGGATTCACGGTCGGCATCGCGCTCATGGTGCTCCTGCTCTGGGCCTTCGGCCGCGCGCATCCGGGGCTGATCTCGCGCCGCTTTCGCATCGCGCAGCTGATCTCCGCCTCGTTCATGGCCTTCAGCCACGGCTCGAACGACGCCCAGAAGACCATGGGCGTGATCACGCTCGCGCTCTTTGCCGGCGGGGCGATCCCGACCGCGGACGTGCCGCTCTGGGTCAAGCTCTCCAGCGCCGTGGTGATCGGGCTGGGCACCTATTCGGGCGGCAAGCGGATCATCCGCACCCTCGGCATGCGGCTGGTGAAGCTCACGCCCATGCACGGATTCGCGGCCGAGACCTCGGCCTCGGCCGTGCTCATGGCCACGGCCCACTTCGGATTCCCGGTCTCGACCACCCACGTGATCTCGACCTCGATCATGGGGGTCGGCGCGACCCAGCGGCTCTCGGCGGTGAAGTGGGGGCTGACCCGGGACATCTTCCTGGCCTGGATCCTGACCCTGCCCGCCGCGGGGCTGATCGGCGGGCTCTGCGCGATCGCCTCGAAGCTCGTTTTCGGGGACGGATAG
- a CDS encoding DUF47 domain-containing protein has translation MLSRILPKKTEFFGLFSKHAALCVEGAGLLRDLLRDPSRAEEGYQRIHAVEHQADRICQETMEMLHSSFITPIDRSDIHAISSRIDDIMDHIEATAQRIWLYEIQRPTPEMLEMSENVVSATHAMKAAVDGLAGSLPAEKMRALCLNVKTVEKENDRVLRRATARLFKEELDARALIKWKEIYEDVEGAIDRCEDVANVVEGVVLENS, from the coding sequence ATGCTCTCCAGGATCCTGCCGAAAAAGACGGAGTTCTTCGGTCTGTTCTCGAAGCACGCCGCGCTCTGCGTAGAGGGTGCGGGGCTGCTCCGGGACCTGCTCCGCGATCCGAGCCGCGCCGAGGAGGGCTACCAGCGGATCCACGCGGTCGAGCACCAGGCCGACCGGATCTGCCAGGAGACGATGGAGATGCTGCACTCCTCGTTCATCACCCCGATCGACCGCTCGGACATCCACGCGATCTCGAGCCGGATCGACGACATCATGGACCACATCGAAGCGACGGCGCAGCGGATCTGGCTGTACGAGATCCAGCGTCCCACGCCGGAGATGCTCGAGATGTCCGAGAACGTGGTGAGCGCGACGCACGCGATGAAGGCGGCGGTGGACGGGCTCGCCGGCAGCCTTCCGGCCGAGAAGATGCGGGCGCTCTGCCTGAACGTGAAGACGGTCGAGAAGGAGAACGACCGGGTGCTGCGCCGCGCGACGGCGCGGCTCTTCAAGGAGGAGCTCGACGCGCGCGCCCTGATCAAGTGGAAGGAGATCTACGAGGACGTCGAGGGTGCGATCGATCGCTGCGAGGACGTCGCCAACGTCGTCGAGGGCGTGGTTCTAGAGAACAGCTGA